Sequence from the Xenorhabdus nematophila ATCC 19061 genome:
CCTGATACAAACTGGCAAATTCCCGGATCAATATCCCTATTGACCAGCCATCCGAAGCAATATGATGTATGTTAAATAACAGTACGCCTTGTTCTGCCGAGGTGCTGATATAGCGGCAGCGCGCCATGACATCCCGCGTTAAATCAAACCGGTAATCCATTTCATCTTGAATGGCCTGCTCAATCCACGTTTCTTGTTGTGCTTCATTCAGGGTACAAATATCTGACTGGACTATTTCAAATAACCATTCCGGCTTAATGGCCTGCCAGGTTCCGTTCTCATCGCTAAGGTAAACTGTCCGCAACACTTCGTGCCGGTCAATAATGGTGTGCAAAGCCTGATTCGCGGCTGCCAGTTCAAACTTACCGCTTACCGTATAGGCCGATACCATGTTATAGGCCGTACTTGCACCACCGAATTGATCGATAAACCAAATACGCTGCTGAGCAGAACTTAAAGGCAAGGGTTGGGATCTCGGCACGGGTTTAAGCGCTATTTTGTTGCCAGAAACATCCGCCTTGCCTTGATCGAGAAACGCTATCAATTCAGCTTTATGAGCCTTGATTTTAGTTTTCAGCTCCTCCGGGAAGTGAGTCCCCTTAAGTCTGAATCCTAATTTCCCTGCGTCACTAAACAGCAGTACCCCCTGTTCGTAAGCATCCTGGACTAATTTCAGCATATCCATCATAACCATCCCCCTTCCCCTGCTGTGATTAGCTCACTTTTGATTTTTTCTTGTAATTGCTGGTTGCAAATTAATTGCGCAAGCTCTGGCAGGTTAGGTGTATGAAAGACCTGCATAACACTAAACTCAATGGAGAATACGCTATTGATTTCAGCGGCTAATTTGATTGCCAATAATGAGTGACCGCCTATTGCGAAGAAGTTATCGTTACGCGATACCTGACTGATATTCAGGACTGCCTGCCAAATTTCAGCTAATAGGGTTTCTGTCTCACCCATCGGCTCAACAAAATCATCACTCGTATCGTGGGTAATATTTAATTCAGGCCATATTTTGTGATCGGGCTTACTGTGGATGCACGCATTGTCAGAATAATCTGCACGAGTGTCCTTGAGGGTATGCAGTAAATATTGGGTTTCTGCCTCTGACAACATCGGTAAATCAGCAGGTGAAACAGAGGCAAGATCTGTCTCCGCCACTTTGGCCAGACCGCCCAGCAAACGCGATAAATGGTCATTAAGTTGTTCAATATGTTGATGGCTGAATAAACTGGTGTCATAAGTCCAGTGCATAAACAGCCCCTGATCACGCATACTCAGCTCAAGATCAAGGTCAAACTGAGCCAGAATATAGTTGGGTGTTATTGCACTTAATTCGACTTCCGGCAGGTTAAAAGCCGCGGTGTTAACGTCATGATCCAATCCATAATCCGTATTCATCGTCAACATGATCTGGAACAACGGGGTATATGCCGTATTCCGGGTTACCAGCAACCGTTCAACCAACTGCTCAAATGGCACATCCTGATTCTGCTGAGCATCCAGATGCACTTGCCTGATGTGGGCAAAGTAATCACTCAGCGCCCCCTGTCGGGTATCCACACGCAGTATCAAGGTATTGACAAAGAAGCCGATAAGCCTCTCCAGCTCTGGCTGCAAACGGTTAGCCACCGGCGTACCTATGACAATATCATGGCTGTTACTGTGACGGGACAGCACTAATGCCAGTGCGGCATGGAATAGCATGAACGGTGTCATTTGGTGCCGTCTGGCCAAACTCACCAGTGAACGTGTCGTCTCTTCCGGCAACATGCTTACTACCACCGCCCCTTGATACTGCCTCACCTTCGGCCTTGGCCTGTCCAGCGGCAAATTATGTACCGGCGGAAGCCCACTTAATTGCTGTTTCCAATAGTTGATTTGAGACGCTAAATATTCACCTTGCAACCTGCTGCGCTGCCAAACCGCAAAATCAACATATTGGATCTCAAGATCGTCTATTTCGAAATGTTTCCCGTTACTGATAGCTTCATAGCGACCAATAAATTCACGGATCAGAATATCTTCGGACCAGCCATCAGACGCAATATGATGAGCGTTAAACAGTAATACGCCGTTATTGGCCTGACGTTGAATGAAAGTAGCCCGAATCATTAAATCGTTGCTTAAGTCAAAGATCCGGCTGATATCTTCTGTCATTAATTCCGCAACATGCCAATCTTGCTGCTCTTTAGACAGATAGCTCAGGTCAACATAATTGAGGCGCAGTTCTCTGCCTGATAAAACCTGCTGGAATGGTCTACCCTCTTGCTTAATGTAAACCGTACGTAATATTTCATGGCGTTCGATGATCTGATTCAGTGCGAGTTCGGCTGCCCGAATGTCAAATTTGCCCTTAACGGCAAATGCAACGGGCATATTGTATTCCGCACTATTTTGATCAATTTGGCTAAGGATCCACAGGCGTTCTTGCGCAAATGACAGAGGCAGTAGTTCATCGTTCCTCGGCTGTTTCTGAATTGAATCAACAACGGTTTTGACAGTCTGTTGTTTAAGCATGGTGGCAAGTTCAATCAATGTTGGATGATCGAACATGGCTTTAACAGCAATATCACGCCCAAGTTCTGCACGTATCTTGGAAATGACCCGGATAACCAACAAAGAATGGCCTCCGAGGTGGAAAAAGTTGTCGTTTCGACCAATCTGGTCAACATTAAGTACTGATTGCCAGATGTCTGCTAACGATTGTTCAAGTTCAGTCGCTGGTTCAGCCCATTTGGCATGATGATTAATGAAACCTGGCTGAGGCAGTGCGTGACGATTAATCTTATCCGCCGCATTCAACGGCATTTTATCCAGGATTTCATAGTAAGCCGGGATCATATAATCGGGTAAATAATGATTTAATCCCTGTTTAATCTCGTCAATAGAGGACGATACCTGAGCGGCATGGCTCGCTAAGACTAAATACGCGACCAGACAATTTTCACCGACTCTGTCTTTATGGACGAGAACCGCCGCTTCTGTCACCTGAGGTAATTTCACCAACGCCGATTCGATTTCGCCCAGTTCAACACGGAAGCCGCGGATCTTTACTTGATTATCAATACGCCCGATGAGTTCCAGATACCCATCAGCCCGCCAGTAGCCTAAATCTCCGGTACGGTAAAGTTTGGTTCCGTGCCCTCCCATTGCGTAAAAAGGATTATCTTTAAAACTGTCCGCTGTTTTTTCAGGATTATTCCAATAACCTTTTCCTACACCGATACCCGATACGCACAATTCACCAACAACATTAACAGGCAGGATCTGCATATGTTGATCCAGCACATACATGGTTAAGTTCGGTAATGGCTTACCGACAGGAATATTTTTAACCTGTTCAGTTAGCGGTTCATCGATAATAAAATAGGTAATATCATCAGATGCTTCACTGGGCCCGTAGCCATTCATCACCGGAATTTGAGGATAATTTTGTAACCAGCGGTTAACTAAAGGCACCGGACAAGGTTCCGCGATAATCATTAACCATTTCAGATCGGGTAATGGTATTGATACTCCGCCTTTATTAAGAAAGTGTTCCAGTAATATTTTTAATACCGAGGGCGCAGTTTGAATCAAGTGAATCTGTTCGTTTTGCAATGCACGTACATATTCTGGCAAATCCATCGCATTGGGCAGAATGACTGTCTTCCCTCCACTCATCAAAGGTGCCAGAAATTGCCATACCGAGACATCAGAAGAAGAGGCCGCACTTTGTAAAAAGTTACGTGGTAACAACCGATTATCCCTGTCCATAAAACCAAGCACATCAAATTCGGCATCAATGTGATTCAATGCCCCGGCATGGTGTACCAAAGCCCCTTTAGGTTTGCCTGTGGAGCCAGAAGTGTAAATCATATAGGCAAGGTCATCAGGGCAACACACAACTTCTGGATTAGTGTTTGGATAATGCGCCAGTGAAAGCCAGTCTGTATCCAACAGAAAATGTTGCTGACCATTGAAGGCTAATCCATTTAAATGGCTTTGGGTCAAAACCACCTCTACCCCGGAGTCAGCCAGCATATACGATAAACGATCCTGTGGATTGGTTGGGTCCAAAGGAACATAAGCCGCTCCGGCTTTCATAATGCTGAGCATGGCAATGACAAACTCAACGGAACGTTCGGCATAGATGGCAACGACATGATTTTGTGCCACGCCTTGATCTATCAGATAGTGCGCCAGTTGGTTAGCCCGCTGATTAAGCTCAGTATAAGTCATACGATGTACGCCACATACCGCAGCGATCGCTGCCGGCGTTTTTGCTGCCTGACACTCAAAACGTTGATGAACCGTGGCGGTTTTATCATAAACAACCACAGGGCTATTGAATGCGTTAATGATGCGTTGTTGTTCATTAATCGGTGTGATTGATAATGTCAGCAATGACGTTTGCGGTGCCTGATTAAGCGCATTAATAATAGCCACCAGTGCTGTTCTCATATAGGTCAGAACATTAACCGCACCGACTTGCGGCTCAACATGCACTTGCATCATAAAATCATTATCAAGCTGATCAATGCCCATTTCTAAGGGATAATTGGTGTATTCTCTGGCTTCTATAATGTCAAAATGGTGGCTTTGATTAGCCATCGCCAGTTTATTTTTGTGACGGAAATTCAACAGGCTGGTAAACAAAGGCGTGGTGCCCGGCAAGGAACTGTAACGTAATGCCTCGGACAGCGGAAAATGTTCATAGTCGGTCAATTCAATCAGTTCATCACTCATCTGGGTTAGTGCTTCATCTACTGACAGATTGACCAGATTTATGCGTACGGGCAGTAAATTAATCAACATACCCAAAATACGATCACTGCCACGAATAGCCTGCATACGCCCTGACATCATGGAACCAAAAACAATATCGTCTTTACCGCTGCATTTAGCCACGACCAATGCCCACGCCAAATGGAAGATATTCGCAGTACTGATACGCCGCTGACTTGCCAGACCAATAATCTGTTGCGCTAAATGCGGGCCAGCTAATTCTCCGGCTGAATCGACGGCCAACCCGTCATGGTAAACATTCAATAACCCAAAAGGTGCCGTGGTTTCGACAATACCTGATAATTTAGTTTTGAAGTAATCAACCCCTTTATCAGATTGGTTAACTCTTAATGAATGAGCCACAAATTCTCGATATTGAACAGGTGTTGGCAATACCGCAGTAGGATCTTCAAGCAATGCCTGCATTTCTTCAATTTGCAACAGGACAGAAATTTGATCACTTAATAAGTGATGCTGCTTTAGTAGTAGAAAACAGGTCTCTGTCTCTGCCCCTTTAACCGCAATCGCCTGCATCATAGGTGCACGATCCAGCTGCATATCATGGCGTTCAAGCGCCACTTGTTGCAAAGTTTCCAACGCCGAAAGGCCGGGAGTAACAACTTGCCAATGAAGGGGAACCGTCGCTGTGCGATGGACAACCTGAACCGATGTGGCTAAATCCTGCCAGTGAATCGAAGTACGGAAAACATCATGACGCTCTACGACTTTATCAAGCGCATGGAGAAAAGATGCCAGCTTTTGCTGATCAGAAAACTTGATCAGGATGGGAATAATATAAGGATCGTGCGCTTCACTCATTCGATGGTGAAAGAAAATGCCTTCCTGCAACGGTGATAATGGGTAAATATCTTGTATGTTACCGGCCCCACCCTCAACTTGCCGGCATATAGCTGCGATCTCTTTTTCACTCAAAGTCACCATATCCAGCATATCAGGCGTGATATGTTCAACATGCCCTGCCAGCTTGTTGACAGCCATCTCTGGGTGAGAAGACGCATTCTCATCCTTACGGATACCAACTAAATGTAATGCCAGTTCAGCCAGTGTGTCAGTTCGGTAAATCGCGCGCATAGGCAGTTCATAGCCACGTTGGGCCAACCCTGCCCGCAATGACATAATTAATAAAGAGTGACCCCCCAAAGCAAAAAAGTTGTCATGGCGGCTGACTTTATCCAACGCTAATAATGACTGCCACAATTGTGCTAATACCCGTTCAGCGTCGCCTTCAGGAGCTACGTATTCCTGCTGACTGTAATCTTGTTTTTGTGGGAGCGGCAGTTGTTTGAAATCTAACTTGCCATTTTGTGTCAGCGGTAATTTTTCTAACTGCACAATGGCAACAGGCAACATGTAATCAGCCAGTTTGCTCTTCATCGCCAGACGAACGGCGTTAATATTGAGGGTTCCTTCAGCAACAACATAGGCAATTAATTGCATTCGATCATCGGCACCAAGTTGTCTGGGATAAACAACTGCTTCATAAATGCCGGGATAGCCCATTAATTGATTGCTGATTTCCTCTGGCTCAATACGAAAACCGTTTATTTTTACTTGGTTATCATTACGCCCGATAAACGCTAAATGACCATCAGGTAACTGGCGGGCGATATCTCCCGTGCGATAAAGCCGTCCCACCCCAAAAGGATTAAGCACAAAAGATTTTGCGCTCTCTTGTTCACGATTAAGATAACCACGCGTTACACCCGCGCCACCAATATATAATTCGCCTTGAAATCCGGCGGGAACGCTTTTTAAATTCGTATCTAACAGATAAAGTTGGGTACTGGCATTGGCTTTACCGATGGGAATCGTCGCCGTTACATCAGTCAGGGATGTCATGGAATAAGCAGATGCGGTCACGGTTGTTTCAGTCGGGCCGTATGTATTGATAAGTTCAACCGCAGGACCATGCTCAAACCATTCACGGACACTGGCTGATTTCACCATTTCGCCCCCTAAGATCACTAACCGCAGTGAAGAATCTATAGGCTGGCGACTGTAATTCACCAATTGATGCCAGAAAGCAGTCGGTAAACTGGTCACCGAAATTTCATGGTGTCGGCAAAATGCCCAAAACTCAGCAAAATCGTAATGAATATGATCAGGCCGTAATACCAGCGTACCGCCGTTACATAAAGAGCCGAAACATTCTTCTACAGAAATATCGAAGCTGACCGAAGAAAACTGCAAAAACTTATCATGCTCAGTCAGTCTGTAAGCCCTGGTAATATGTGCAATAAAATGACTCAGTTGCTTATGTTCGACCATCACGCCCTTGGGCTGCCCCGTTGTACCGGAGGTATAAATCACATAAGCCAGATGTTCTGATTGTAAACCAGTCTTGCCTGCGGATAGGTTTTCTGTAGAACGTTGCGCCAACTGTGCATTGAGCTGAACATCATCGAGTAATAGTGTGGTGATATTGGCTGCGGCGAATCGATGCGCAATGGAAGATAGGGTTATACAAACAACAGGTTGAGCATCGGTCAGCATAAACAGCAAACGGCCATCGGGATATTCGTGATCCATAGGAACATAAGCCGCCCCGGCTTTCAGTGTTGCCAACATCGCCACAACCATATCACTCGAACGCGGCAGGCAAATAGCAATACGGCTGTCAGGCCGGGCACCCAGTTCAATTAAATAATCAGCTAACTGATTCGCCTGATGATTCAAGGTGGTGTAAGACATTTGTCGCTCGCCATCCACGATGGCAATCGCATCAGGATACCGTTCAGCACATTGCTCGATTAGCTCATGTGCTAATTTCGTGGTTGAACGGACAAGGTTCTCTTCTTCTGTGGATTGACTTAAGTTCCATAATTTCTGTTCGGCTTCTCTATCGACCAAATTGAGTGAAGTTAATAATGTTGCCGGCTGTGCCACCATTTGTTCAACTAAGGTCATAATGCTTTGTAATAAACTCTCAGCCTGAAGCGATGAGAAATAATCATGACGATAATCCAGTTGGAGCTGAGTACTTTGTTTATCACCGTATTCACATAATGTAATCGTGAGAGGAATATCTTCTCGCCCGTGACTAAGGTAATTTGTCTCCGCCTTCAATTCACTTGCACTAAAATCAAAATCAATTTGCTGATAGTTGAAAACGATCTCAAAAAGACGTTCACGACCTTTAGCACGTAAAGACAAATCCTTATATAACGCACTCAAGGGATAAGAACGGTAACGATAACCATTTTTTATCGTACGTGCTGCCAGTGCAACCGCTTCAGCGACCGACGAATGCTCATTTTGCACACACATTACGGGTAACATCGACATAAAAGAACCCACCATATTACGTTGAGCTGACGTAATGCGATTATG
This genomic interval carries:
- a CDS encoding non-ribosomal peptide synthetase; the protein is MFLDKVGQLVIPLSQQQKEIYLDHINREDTTGLNIGGYVEINQPININNLECAIKETLQEHTILRCSIIDRLSMAQTIDPDNLEDTVEFAHVVKDHHFELSHLDLSGEDEAESKALVIVEQIFSEPFRLEQDVLYRVGLIQLAINRFWLYFISHHIIIDGVGYANWLRHIFDTYQQLNLGNAPRKNIGEQFLDFAAQPIPENYSQQFARSAHYWKELLRYLPDVPFQCRKETTVSTDLRKNSRLIHFIGPDSYKSFLTRAKQGNLPILPLFITAIASFVNRINQSDRVLIGTPLHNRITSAQRNMVGSFMSMLPVMCVQNEHSSVAEAVALAARTIKNGYRYRSYPLSALYKDLSLRAKGRERLFEIVFNYQQIDFDFSASELKAETNYLSHGREDIPLTITLCEYGDKQSTQLQLDYRHDYFSSLQAESLLQSIMTLVEQMVAQPATLLTSLNLVDREAEQKLWNLSQSTEEENLVRSTTKLAHELIEQCAERYPDAIAIVDGERQMSYTTLNHQANQLADYLIELGARPDSRIAICLPRSSDMVVAMLATLKAGAAYVPMDHEYPDGRLLFMLTDAQPVVCITLSSIAHRFAAANITTLLLDDVQLNAQLAQRSTENLSAGKTGLQSEHLAYVIYTSGTTGQPKGVMVEHKQLSHFIAHITRAYRLTEHDKFLQFSSVSFDISVEECFGSLCNGGTLVLRPDHIHYDFAEFWAFCRHHEISVTSLPTAFWHQLVNYSRQPIDSSLRLVILGGEMVKSASVREWFEHGPAVELINTYGPTETTVTASAYSMTSLTDVTATIPIGKANASTQLYLLDTNLKSVPAGFQGELYIGGAGVTRGYLNREQESAKSFVLNPFGVGRLYRTGDIARQLPDGHLAFIGRNDNQVKINGFRIEPEEISNQLMGYPGIYEAVVYPRQLGADDRMQLIAYVVAEGTLNINAVRLAMKSKLADYMLPVAIVQLEKLPLTQNGKLDFKQLPLPQKQDYSQQEYVAPEGDAERVLAQLWQSLLALDKVSRHDNFFALGGHSLLIMSLRAGLAQRGYELPMRAIYRTDTLAELALHLVGIRKDENASSHPEMAVNKLAGHVEHITPDMLDMVTLSEKEIAAICRQVEGGAGNIQDIYPLSPLQEGIFFHHRMSEAHDPYIIPILIKFSDQQKLASFLHALDKVVERHDVFRTSIHWQDLATSVQVVHRTATVPLHWQVVTPGLSALETLQQVALERHDMQLDRAPMMQAIAVKGAETETCFLLLKQHHLLSDQISVLLQIEEMQALLEDPTAVLPTPVQYREFVAHSLRVNQSDKGVDYFKTKLSGIVETTAPFGLLNVYHDGLAVDSAGELAGPHLAQQIIGLASQRRISTANIFHLAWALVVAKCSGKDDIVFGSMMSGRMQAIRGSDRILGMLINLLPVRINLVNLSVDEALTQMSDELIELTDYEHFPLSEALRYSSLPGTTPLFTSLLNFRHKNKLAMANQSHHFDIIEAREYTNYPLEMGIDQLDNDFMMQVHVEPQVGAVNVLTYMRTALVAIINALNQAPQTSLLTLSITPINEQQRIINAFNSPVVVYDKTATVHQRFECQAAKTPAAIAAVCGVHRMTYTELNQRANQLAHYLIDQGVAQNHVVAIYAERSVEFVIAMLSIMKAGAAYVPLDPTNPQDRLSYMLADSGVEVVLTQSHLNGLAFNGQQHFLLDTDWLSLAHYPNTNPEVVCCPDDLAYMIYTSGSTGKPKGALVHHAGALNHIDAEFDVLGFMDRDNRLLPRNFLQSAASSSDVSVWQFLAPLMSGGKTVILPNAMDLPEYVRALQNEQIHLIQTAPSVLKILLEHFLNKGGVSIPLPDLKWLMIIAEPCPVPLVNRWLQNYPQIPVMNGYGPSEASDDITYFIIDEPLTEQVKNIPVGKPLPNLTMYVLDQHMQILPVNVVGELCVSGIGVGKGYWNNPEKTADSFKDNPFYAMGGHGTKLYRTGDLGYWRADGYLELIGRIDNQVKIRGFRVELGEIESALVKLPQVTEAAVLVHKDRVGENCLVAYLVLASHAAQVSSSIDEIKQGLNHYLPDYMIPAYYEILDKMPLNAADKINRHALPQPGFINHHAKWAEPATELEQSLADIWQSVLNVDQIGRNDNFFHLGGHSLLVIRVISKIRAELGRDIAVKAMFDHPTLIELATMLKQQTVKTVVDSIQKQPRNDELLPLSFAQERLWILSQIDQNSAEYNMPVAFAVKGKFDIRAAELALNQIIERHEILRTVYIKQEGRPFQQVLSGRELRLNYVDLSYLSKEQQDWHVAELMTEDISRIFDLSNDLMIRATFIQRQANNGVLLFNAHHIASDGWSEDILIREFIGRYEAISNGKHFEIDDLEIQYVDFAVWQRSRLQGEYLASQINYWKQQLSGLPPVHNLPLDRPRPKVRQYQGAVVVSMLPEETTRSLVSLARRHQMTPFMLFHAALALVLSRHSNSHDIVIGTPVANRLQPELERLIGFFVNTLILRVDTRQGALSDYFAHIRQVHLDAQQNQDVPFEQLVERLLVTRNTAYTPLFQIMLTMNTDYGLDHDVNTAAFNLPEVELSAITPNYILAQFDLDLELSMRDQGLFMHWTYDTSLFSHQHIEQLNDHLSRLLGGLAKVAETDLASVSPADLPMLSEAETQYLLHTLKDTRADYSDNACIHSKPDHKIWPELNITHDTSDDFVEPMGETETLLAEIWQAVLNISQVSRNDNFFAIGGHSLLAIKLAAEINSVFSIEFSVMQVFHTPNLPELAQLICNQQLQEKIKSELITAGEGGWL